The following DNA comes from Candidatus Coatesbacteria bacterium.
GACCGTCGTGCTGGCCCTGCTGGTCATCGGCGTCGTCCTGTTGGTGGTTCACAATCTTCAGCTCGCCGTGGCCGACGCCCGCGAGGAGGTCCGCGTTGAGGTCTACCTTTCCGCTGAGGTCGGCCCGCAGCAGTTGTCGCCGACGGAGGAGCGGATCAAGGCCGTTCCCGGCGTCGGGCCCGTCGATTACATCTCGCCGGCGGCGGCCCTCGAGGAGCTGCGCCGCATGCTGGGCGAGGACGCCTATCTGTTGAGCGAGATCGAGGAGAACCCGCTACCGGCCTCCTTCCGCGTGACGCTGGAGGATGGTTGGCAGACCGACGACAAACTGGCCGAGGCCGCCGGTCGCCTGGAGGCGATCCCCGGGGTGATGCGGGTCTCCTACGGTCGGGAGTGGGTCGAGTCACTGACCGAGATCGTCCGCCTGGCCGGGCTGATCGGCGTGGCCATCGGCGGGGTGTTGGTCCTGGCCGC
Coding sequences within:
- a CDS encoding FtsX-like permease family protein, which translates into the protein MGNLGYYIREGFSGLRRGGGGSAGAVLTVVLALLVIGVVLLVVHNLQLAVADAREEVRVEVYLSAEVGPQQLSPTEERIKAVPGVGPVDYISPAAALEELRRMLGEDAYLLSEIEENPLPASFRVTLEDGWQTDDKLAEAAGRLEAIPGVMRVSYGREWVESLTEIVRLAGLIGVAIGGVLVLAALLVVGNAVSLSVYHRREEIAILKIVGAPSGFIRRPFVFEGFLVGLLGGGLGVGILYLLYTLAGPLLEAQSFLPWQWSAGLVGLGALVGIVGSFFAAAKHIRRAK